The nucleotide sequence GGCATAGCCGAAATGCCGCCGCTCCGTGCAGCCATGCACGGTCACTTCTACCGTAATACGCTGCCCTACGTAATCCCGCAAATCCAACGCCCCGGCCGTCCAGTTGCGGTACCGGATGTCGCCCTGTACCTGAAAGCCGCTGATGGAAGCCGCGGCCGTTACCTCGTAGAAATTACAGGCCAGCACCGCATTGGCTTCATTGGTCACCTTGATGCTAAAACCCGGCTGCTGGAAGGGCTGATGATTGGGAAATTGCAATATGACCGCAAACTTATACTGAAGCAGTACATTATCGGGAGTCACCACGTAGGAAGTCCTGATGCGGTCGAAGCGGCTACCCCGCGTCACGTTGCCGATTCGGATAGAATGGGTACTGCCTGGTGCCACCATCGGAATGGGCTCATTGAATACCTTGGGATCGTTGCCGTCGCTCAATTGGGTAATCAGATGGCCGTTTTCGAAAATGCCCGGTGCTTCGTCGAGGTACTCGGTGCGCTGGTTGATGTCGGAAACGGAGCCATTGGTGGGTACCCATCCGTTCATGGTTCCGTCTTCGAAGCCGATGTTCGCGCAGGTTGCCTGCCCGAAACCCAGGCGGGCAATTCCTGCGACCAGCGCCAGTACGATGTAAAATTCTTTCATGAATTTTCTGATTATCCGATGAATGACTGGGCACCCGTTCCCCAACGATCTAAATTTACCTATTCCGTAGCAGAAAACGGTTCCTCGATCGGGGTTCTTTGCAACTAGTACGTAAAAGTAGGGGGGTACGTGGCGGCGGCTATCTAAAAAGCCTGGGGCTGGAAGAGTTTACTAATTTGTGTTTAGAAGCAATCCGTGTATCTTGTCGTCATCAAGTCAATGTACCACTACAAAAAGGGCTTTTCCCTTCCTTCGGGGCCATTTCCCTGCTAATTTACTTCCCATGAATTCAGAAATTCCAACAAAATTCGACGCAATTATCATTGGGGTCGGGCAAGCTGGCAAGCCGTTGGCCCTGGCTCTGGCCGAAGCGGGTTGGACAACCGCCATCATCGAGCGGAAACACGTAGGGGGTAGCTGCGTCAATTACGGCTGCACGCCCACCAAAACACTTCTTGCTTCCGCCGAAGTGGCCCACCTGGCCCGCCGATCGGATGACTATGGGGTACGTACCGGGCCTGTCGAGGTAGACTATAAAGCCGTAAAAAAGCGTAAGGACGATCTGGTGGAAAGTTCAAGGGAAGACATCGCAGAGAAACTCGATAGTACCCCAAATATTACATTCATCCGGGGCGAGGCGGCTTTTGCCGGACCCAAACAAATCGATGTAGCCCTCAGCGAGGGTGGCAGTACCCGACTCACCGCCGACCATATTTTCATCAATGCCGGTACCCATCCCGCCCGGCCCGAATTGGATGGTCTGGATCAGGTACCCTACCTTACGGCGGTGACGATGATGGATCTGGAAGAACTTCCGGAGCATCTGATTATCCTGGGCGGGGGTACATTGGCCTCGAATTCGGCCAGATGTTCCGGCGCTTTGGCAGCAAGGTGACGATCATTGAAAAAGGAAAGCAATTGCTGAGCCGGGAAGATGAGGACATTGCGCAGGAACTGACGGATATTTTGCAGCAGGAAGGTATCAAGGTACATCTGGGTACTGCCGTGACGGGCGTCCACTTAACCGAATCCGGAGCTATTTCGGTAGCGCTTCAACATGACCAAGAAACCAGCAAGGTACTGGGCTCGCATTTGCTACTGGCCATCGGCACTACCCCCAATACCGCCACGCTGCACCTGGATACCGCTGGAATCGAAGTGGATCAGAAAGGGTACATCAAGGTCAGTGACCGATTGGAAACCACCCAACCCGGCGTTTACGCGCTGGGCGACATCAAAGGCGGGCCGGAGTTCACGCATATTTCGTACGACGATTATCGCATCATAAAACAGAATCTGCTGGAAAAGGGGAACGCCACCATCGCAGGCCGTAGGGTACCCTATACGGTTTTTACCGATCCTCAGCTCGGACGGATCGGTTTGTCGGAAAAAGAAGCCAAAAAGAAAAACCAGCCCGTAAAAATAGCTTCCATGCCCATGACCAAGGTAGCCCGTGCCTACGAAATGGACCGTACCAACGGCCTGCTCAAGGTACTGATCGATCCCGACACCGATCAAATACTCGGGGCAGCGATGCTGGGCATGGAAGGCGGTGAAATGATGGCCATGCTCCAGATCGCGATGATGGGCAAGGTACCCTATACCGAACTTCGCGACGGCGTATTTGCCCACCCTACCCTGGCCGAATCGCTCAATAACCTTTTTCAAACCGTAGAATAAAGATGGTAGGGACTGGCAAGATGTCCTACCCTGGCAGACGACTTATTCACTTAATCATAATTCACTTAATCTCTTTGTATACTATGCAAGAAATCAAATGGGGTATCATCGGCTGCGGTGACGTCACCGAGAAAAAAAGCGGCCCGGCTTTCAATAAAATTCCGCATTCGGAACTCGTAGCCGTCATGCGGCGCGATGGCGAAAAAGCCGCCGATTACGCCCGTCGGCATAACGTACCCAAATGGTACGACGATGCCGATTTGCTCCTGAACGATCCCGAAGTCAATGCCATTTACATTGCTACGCCGCCCGGCTCGCACGAAGACTACACGCTGAAAGCCCTGCGATTGGGAAAACCCGTGTACGTGGAAAAACCGATGGCCCGCAACGCCGCCGAATGCGCCGAAATGGTGCGCGTGAGCCACGAGACGGGGGTTCCTTTGTTTGTGGCTTACTACCGACGTACCCTACCCTACTTCGTAAAATTGAAAGAACTCATCGACCAGAAAGCGATCGGCGATATCCGGTTGGTAAATATTACCCTCCATTGGCCACCCTATCCCGAAGAGGTAGGTGAAAACGCTCAGCCCCGCTGGCGCGTCGACCCTGAGATTTCCGGCGGTGGGCACTTCCATGATCTGGCCTCGCATCAGTTTGATTTCCTGGAATATGCGCTGGGACCCATCAAAACCGCGCGCGGAATTTCCCGCAACCAGGCCGGGTTGTACGCGGCCGATGATGTGGTCATGGCTAATTTTGAGTTTGAATCGGGCGTAGTAGGCAGTGGCAGCTGGTGCTTTACGGGCAGCAAGCGCCACCGCATCGACGAAGCCTACCTGCTGGGTACCCTGGGAAAAATCACGTTTTCGTTTTTCGAGAAATTCACCATCACCGTCGAAACCCAGGATCATACGGAGGTAATCGACCTACCCTACCCGGAACACGTGCAGCAGCCGCTCATCGAAACCATCGTAGCCGAGCTACGGGGCGAAGGTACCTGCCCCAGCACCGGCCAAACCGGCGCGCGCGCCAATATCATCATCGACTGGATCACAGCAAATGGATAGAGGTTAAGGGTTAACGGTCAAGGGTAGGGAGACTGTTACTTTGATCGAAAATTCTCTTTGCCTTTGTCTCTATGTGCCTTTGTGCCTTATTCACTCATTTTATCACTCTATCATTGGACACATTCAATCTCACCGGCAAGGTTGCCCTCGTCACCGGAGCCAGCAAGGGCATCGGTGAAGCCATCGCCCGTTTCCTGGCTGAAGCCGGAGCGCAGGTCGTCATCAGCAGCCGCAAGCAAGCCGACCTCGACGCCCTCGCCGAAGACATGCGGCAACAAGGGGCCGACATCACGGCCATCGCCGCCCACGTAGGCGACAGCGAACAACTGAAAGCGCTCGTAGAAAAAACCATCGAAACCTACGGCGGCGTGGATATTCTGGTCAACAATGCAGCGGCCAATCCGCACTACGGACCTACCCTGGAATTTCCGGAAAGCGCGTTTGAGAAAATCATGCAGATCAACGTGAAGTCGCCCCTGGAACTGACCAAACTGGTGCAGCCCAGTATGAAGGCACGGGGCGGCGGCAGCATCATCAACATCAGCAGCATCGCGGGCCTCACGCCCGATCCCGGACTGGGCATGTACAGCGTCACCAAAGCAGCGCTCAATATGCTCACCAAGGTATTCGCCAAAGAACTAGGGGTCGATGGCATCCGCGTGAACGCCATTTGTCCCGGACTGATCAAGACGAAGTTCAGTCAGGCGTTGTGGGAAGATGAAAAAACGCTCGCTCGCTTCACGAAGCACCTACCCATCGCCCGCATGGGTACCGTGGAAGAAATCGCCGGTCTGGCGCTGTTTCTGGCCTCACCGGCTTCGGGGTATTGCACGGGGGGGATTTATACGGCCGATGGAGGGACGACGATTTGAGTAGTGCTGCTTTTATAAAAATAAGTACGGCCCCTATAATACAACAAAATATAGAAATAGTACCAAAGAATACAGAAAATACTGCAAAACTTGTGTATATTCATGAGTTTGTGGCAATTTTACGAGCGACACCAACCGAAATGAAAATTTGATAAGACCACACAAGATGACATACAATTTAGAATGGCTAATAGACAATTTTGAAAAAGGAAAGCGAACAAAATATTTATTTTTTTGGGGACATCAAAAAAGTAAAAGTGGCGAATTAACATCATCGTGTTTTAGTCAATGGTGGACTTCACCTTTTATCGTTGACAAAGTGAAATTTAATACTGCTGAACATTGGATGATGGCACAAAAAGCACTTTTGTTTGACGACAAAGAAATTTATGACAAAATAATTATTGCGAAATCACCAGCAGAAGCAAAAGCTTTGGGCAGACAAGTGCGAAATTTTGACGACACGACTTGGAATAACAAAAGGTTTGAAATAGTTGTTAGAGGAAGTTTGGAAAAATTTACCCAACATAAAGACTTGAAAGAATTTTTACTAAACACAAAAGAAAGAGTTTTAGTAGAGGC is from Salmonirosea aquatica and encodes:
- a CDS encoding SDR family NAD(P)-dependent oxidoreductase gives rise to the protein MDTFNLTGKVALVTGASKGIGEAIARFLAEAGAQVVISSRKQADLDALAEDMRQQGADITAIAAHVGDSEQLKALVEKTIETYGGVDILVNNAAANPHYGPTLEFPESAFEKIMQINVKSPLELTKLVQPSMKARGGGSIINISSIAGLTPDPGLGMYSVTKAALNMLTKVFAKELGVDGIRVNAICPGLIKTKFSQALWEDEKTLARFTKHLPIARMGTVEEIAGLALFLASPASGYCTGGIYTADGGTTI
- a CDS encoding NADAR family protein; amino-acid sequence: MTYNLEWLIDNFEKGKRTKYLFFWGHQKSKSGELTSSCFSQWWTSPFIVDKVKFNTAEHWMMAQKALLFDDKEIYDKIIIAKSPAEAKALGRQVRNFDDTTWNNKRFEIVVRGSLEKFTQHKDLKEFLLNTKERVLVEASPVDRIWGIGLTVDSDKAENPKCWNGLNLLGFALMEVRDIIKNEK
- a CDS encoding Gfo/Idh/MocA family protein, giving the protein MQEIKWGIIGCGDVTEKKSGPAFNKIPHSELVAVMRRDGEKAADYARRHNVPKWYDDADLLLNDPEVNAIYIATPPGSHEDYTLKALRLGKPVYVEKPMARNAAECAEMVRVSHETGVPLFVAYYRRTLPYFVKLKELIDQKAIGDIRLVNITLHWPPYPEEVGENAQPRWRVDPEISGGGHFHDLASHQFDFLEYALGPIKTARGISRNQAGLYAADDVVMANFEFESGVVGSGSWCFTGSKRHRIDEAYLLGTLGKITFSFFEKFTITVETQDHTEVIDLPYPEHVQQPLIETIVAELRGEGTCPSTGQTGARANIIIDWITANG